From Carassius carassius chromosome 15, fCarCar2.1, whole genome shotgun sequence:
CTATCCAATGTTTGATCAAAGACTTGTGGAATCAAGATAAAATAGCATGGTGTTTTTATCTAATGTTTGCTTTTGTAACTATCAGTTTTAATGCTATCAGTTAGCTTTAGTGTAGGCTGTCAAACCCGAGGTATAATACgaccttttttcttttgttttgttttgtttttgataaaaaaactGAACACACTTTTGTgccatttcactttgaaagtctTACGAAATGCgcaagaagcaacataataaaGTGTTGACGTATTCACTTAATGTACTTTTCATGCCACTCACTGAAATAtgattaattacattaatatgtCTAATTAGTCAGTGCCACAAAGGCCACGTTTGAAGCAGGGAAAGCATCTGTCTGAACACAAATGAATGTCATACCCATGAGAAGGCACAGCAGGAATCAGCCAATCAAAGAAGCTTCAAGTGTGACGTGTCCACACATTTACAATCACAGTAAGACCGAAGCTCATGGCTCAGACAAATACAGTGATTTTTTTGCTATGTGTGTATGAGGTAGAAAGAACAGAGGAACAGATAAGCAAAATCCATTTCCTCTCCTGTTTATCCTGTGATATCTGATCCTGAGTTCATTCAGGACTGAAATAAATCACTGCACagtctgtgacgttcagagaaTCATGAAAGAACGTTCGCTATTTGTCAGAAAGtcttgaataaatatatttgattgtaATCTGAATAATTGCTCTAGATCAATGCTCCTGAAATGATCACTTCAAAGAAGAAATCGACATGAGATTTCACAGGATGGCTTcttcagaaattaaatttttggaGATGGTTTTATTAGTATCAGATTTAATAGTGTCAGTGTGACCTTTCATCAGGCTATTTTAAAGTAATTTCGCATCTCTATTTGTGCCATAAAATACTGTGTATCACTAAACAATTCAAGCACTAATATGATAATTGATGctacatgacatcattacgtTGCATACATTTTTCCATTATCATACTTGCAGTTATTTTAGTATGATTTATACAgttatactatttattaatattttgaattacgtAAATGTATATTCTCAGTTCTCATTTTAATCTTCGTTTATGTTATAAGAATTTTATCCTGTCCTTTTATAATTTtctattagcttttttttttttttaatttacctttattttattacttatttacttCAGTTAGCTGAAAAGATAACATttcttatttagatttatttcaattaccaaaattatttttaatagttttaggcTTAAGAGGGTGTATTTTAACGTcccaaaaaatacacacacaaactttagGATGTTTGCAATCCTTGGCATATAATGCAGCTGTGCATTTCATATTAGTTTGGATTTTTAAGTAACTTAAGATGATATTTAACCATTAGTCTCAAACCTTATTCTTTTTTCCCCACATTTGCTCTGTGTGTTCTAGAAAAGAAATGTCAGAAGTGAAATTACCTCTGAAATGACATTTGCACGAAGGCTGCTGGGTATTTGGAAGTCACGAGGAGACACATAAAAGCACAGGAGCCGCTGATAATGAAAAGGACACTCATTTATGCCATAATTACATTTGATGAGACCATAATAAACGGCACTAATGGCGTGccacaaaacacaagatatctCCTTTGACTCTCAAATGCTCTTTTAGGGGTTTTAAAAAAGAAGACTCAGATTATTTTAGCTCTGAGTTTTCTGGGAGGGGGTGGTAGTAGCATAGTAGCatagttattgttaactaaaaatctttttttgttatatataataatgttgaacttaaaatataaatataaaatgtaaataataactgagcattaaattatatattataatgcattaggAGATGCATTAAAATATGACCAGATCTTCAAAGGCAGCATAATTATGTTAAGTATTTGTATAACTAAAGCTTGTCAGTGCTTTACCGTGCAAGCTTTTAGAAACGTTTGTGTTTTTAAACGGTATTGTGTAGATTTCTTAGTGCTCAtgattgtgattgtgtgtgtttgagtataCAGGTTCTCAGTGAAGACCCTCATTGATCGCTCATGTTTTGAGACGATAGACGACACGTCTGCTGAGTTCATCAACTTTGTCTCCATTGTAGAACATATTCTCAGCCATAGACTGAAAGGTGAGGAAGAATCATATGATCATACTTTCTCGTTCACTTTGAAATTGGAAACAGCATTTCATCTTGATAGGAGCAGCACATCTTTAGCAAACTGACCTGGATTTGAAAATAAATCCTCAATGTGTGTGAGCACTGCAAAACACCTGTATTATTTAATATGTGAATAgagcatttacattttaatgtactaTAGAAAAAAACTGCCTTTTGCATTCTTAGAAAGAGAGTGGTCATTAAACTAAATTACcggtgtttttatgtatttattcatttattttttggaaaaatataaattgtttatatatataataataacttatATAAGTTATAATATTACTGACAGAGCCTTAGAGAACAAATGAACTGACACACGCTCTGCCAGAAGCTTCACACACCATCACATAGTGATGCTGTGTTACATGATGATAAaaggcccacacacacacacacacacacacactccagctgcTGTAATGAGGTATAAATACAGCACTGAGTGTCTCATTTTGGGTTCGAATAGCTCAGACGACTCTCACAGCATGAAAAAGCAGCTCTCACGCTCCCTTACATATCTCTTCTTTCAGCCTTTCAGCAATATTTGATCTTTCCATGTTTATGTATGTTCTCTGAAATGGCTTAAAAAGCAAAAGAATCCCTGTGGAGCTCATCACTTGTCAGATTCAACCCTTTCAGTTACTAGCTCAGATATTTGCCCACAATGTCACTGCACTAAAATGTAGCACAACTGGATGCAAaaatcagtgtttttgttttttttcaagaagAGTCTTGCATCTTAATGAATACAGAGCTCTTCTTGAGGACtcattgtgtgtgttttcctGCTGTAGGCCAGGTCAGCTGGTTTGGCTATGAGAGCCCGCGCAGTTTCTGGGATTACATACGTATAGCATGCAGTAAAGTCCCCCACAGCTGCATCCACAGCATCGAGAACATGGAGAACGTCCGCAGCTCTAAAGCAAAGGTCAGGATGCATACGTCTGTATTGCAGtgtcatttttgtattatttatataccgtttttttatatatattagtttatattttcattttagtttaagttttagcaaTTCTGTTAcatgcatttgtcatttttattatttcataaatattcaaTTAGTTGCTAATGCAACATTtctaaatttcagttttagtttatattttaataaataaaaaaaacaatatatataatatatttatatataatatatataaatatgttttcgtgttcattttagtttgttttatttaattttaattcattttattttagtttgttgccaatgcaacattttaattttgagtttttttttttacttaatatttatatatgttttattacatgtctatgtatttttttatttcatattttgtattttttattatgggaaatagtttttaatagatttagctttagataacaacaacaacaacaggtttACAAAAATAACTGGTTTGGTGTCATATTTCACCATGCTGTCACATAGAAGATACAAGAAACTCCCAGATCAGACTTGTCCTGTTTTGTCATCCGTCTCAGATGATGCGATCACAAGTGGTCAGCTAAGACAGATTGCTGGCTCAATTGTTGTGATGTTACTTCAGGGTAAAGGCTTTAGTGGTTGGCAGGTAAGAGCATCCCTCTCTCGTTCTTTCTCTAAGGGTCGTGCCTGGATAAGAGTGGCGTTAATGGAGAAGCGTTTGTCTGAATATATCTCTGCAGCTCTGAGAGACTTCAAAACTACAAGGTATCTTTCCATAGCATTTCTTTTAGATATGCTGCacaggaaacatttattattatcaatgttgaaaacagttgtgctaattGTGGTTCTCTGGTCTTCatcagttttgtgtgtttttttgtcagGAGGTTTTTTGAGGAGGGGGCTGTGGTTCTCGGTGAGGAGGCGGGGCTTCTTGCAGATACTCTGATTGGACTGAATGCCATTGACTTCAGGTATATTCATGTTCATTCACTTCCTTTCTGTGGATGGCAGTGACATTCAGCTGTGCCACAGCAGgacaggatgatgatgatgatttattatATGGGTGGTGCTCTATAAACACCTGCCGACACGAGCCACACTGAGAACAGCCTCTGTAATGCTTTGTAGGATCATCACTGCACATAATATTCTGCCACAGTGACATTCTCATCCAAAAAAGTGCATTTGTTGGCTTATGCTGATATTTTCATTCTTGATTGACAGTTTCTGTCTGAAAGGGGAGGGGCTTGATGAGAGCTGTCCCGTCGTCATTGACTACACACCGTACCTTAAATTCACACAAACGTAAGAGCActagacaaaaacacacatatgAACATGCTGGCTTTGTGAACATGCTTTAGGCCTTCCTAATGCATGAGATTGaatattatgtatgtgtgtgtgctgtagttCTGACAGCATTAGCAGCGATGAGGAGGAAATGAGAACGCTGGGCAGCAGCGGCAGTGAAGCAGGCACTCCTGAATCCCACATGGCTGCCAGTCTGCTGGCCGATCAGAGCACCTGGTACAGCAAGAGCAAAAGACTAGAGCAGAAATACAGAGTCGTGATGGAACAGAAGGTGAGGGTGACTACTATTCATACTTTTTCTGCAGTATGTATAGCCTACTGTGTGCAGTATGCTGAATTTTTGTATGCATAGAATACCCACATATATTGCCAAAATGCATAGTGCACAACCAGAGCACACTGTGAGCTTCCCTTTTCTTGGTTTTCATTTGATGTGCATGCAGATCAACTTTTGAGCATGCCACATTAACAAATATTTGTAAATTCAGCATTTTGTAATACATAACACATGATGTAAATGGTCATTCCACTTTATTACACGgaacttaatttctgaatttatttgttttcttttcttaatctgtatggattacttgggttgttaccgacatctggtgaaaatttcatgtcaacagtacctatagaaatatatttactgagaaaaatggtgacatgttcaatacaatttatttatttaattatgtaacaatatacatatatataaaaaaattactgacttCATACTTTTGATTGATAGTATATACACTGATTCTGATACTGTACTGCTTTGCagtgtttgtttttaaacaagcaaacaaataaaaaagtaattttcagATTGAATTCCAAAAATGCATTTCTATTCTTTTCTTTATCTTCATCACCCAGACAATCACCACTCATACTAAGCATATACAATTGTTGTtaaaacaaaattttcattttcaattctAAGTAAGTCTTTGCTGTGTTTATAAaattcaaaaattattttaaaattgctATGAAAAGTCTTTATTCCCTTAAGTATTCATATTTGCTAACTGTGTCAATAATCTACCAAGAATTTTAACATCTCTTTCTATACTAATTTGACTGCAAAAAAGCAAGATGATTATTTTTAGTCAGCCACGCTGCATGctgtttacatgcatttttttaaatagtctgCATTATAGAATATATTACTgtcttatataaaatatacatatatcatatactatatatatatagcaccctCAGATCAGGTCGTGGGGTCTGAACTGATGAGTGCATGAGTCAGTCAGGTGTGTTAGATAAGAGAGACATCCTGGGGGAACCCGGTAACAAGACCAAAATAAAACTGACACAGAGCACatgaattattataattgtttaggGTTATCTGGAGGAGCTGGTGTGTCTGAGGGAAGCTCAGCTCTCTGAGTCTGTCTCTCAGAATAAATCTCTACTGCAACGACTCAAAGACACCGAAAATAGCCACAAAGAGGAGAAAAAGCAGCTGGAGATCATCATACTGGAGCTGCAGGATCAGCTGTAAGTTTGAACCAGTGCTCATTTAGTATGTGTATATCACATCtcttttatacatatatacactttattttatattttgtgtgtgtgtgtgtgtgtagtgtaaatttcagttattttttttatttgtgtgtttatatatatatatatatatatatatatacacatgtacatttttatgtatgcacttctatagtattttattttttatattttaagttttaattttaattacagttacattttagtaatttgttatgtgcttttgtattctttgtaattgttttttgttttaattttactgaTTTTAGTTCTAATTTTAGTAAACTTCTGTTATTTTAGTTACGTTCAAggtattttgttatgtttttacgtttttaagtttttcatctaatatttgcattttatcAGAAATTTAATTAGTTATCAAAAaccatttcaaattttttttagttCTAGATCACAATAACAGGTctacaaaaatgtaatataatgttctTCTCTATCATTTaatcatcatttaaataaatattgtcatCATCAGTACATCATTTTAAAAAGCAGACTTTGTGAATAAGATGCAAACTTTAATGATCTGTAAATGATCTAATTTGCATAGGCATGTGTTAAAAGAAACaatgtgttaaagggttagtttacccaaaaatgtaatGTCATCACTCACCCTCAATTCCAAACGTGTGTGCATTGTTTTTGTtctactaaacacacacacacacacacacacatttttgtagAATgtgagtaaccaaacagtttatgGTTCCCACTGgcttacataatatttttttcccataCTCTGGAAGTAAATAGTTACCAGCATCTGTTATTTATCAAACTATatataattgatgacagaatttccatttttagcTGAACTGCAGGTGAATACTTAAGGCAAACTCGGCACATTTTGAAcctaattaaaatgaattgtgaTTAATAAGTGAATATGACACTGTATTTCATACTGCACACCAAACTGGCATAACTTTTTGGTAAACTTGCCTGTGTAAGTATGATCCATGCTCATGGAAATGTGCAATTGCGGGAGGGGAAAGCTTAATTATCTGTGCGGTGTGGTCTCATTTATCATCTGATATGATGCTCTGTGCTGTGAAGCAGTAGAACGGTTCCTCTTTAGTGTTTTCTGTGGCTGCGGAGTGTCAGTACAGATGATGTCTGAATGTTTCCTGCCTCCCGAGTCCTCCGAGTCCTCTCTCCTCTCATTCTGTCAGACAGCTGGAGTTCACGGTTCAACTGAGCTCTCGAGGAGACGTCAGCAGCTCGACCAGAGCAGGGTTGCTATGGAGACAGACGCAAATAAGTTAATAGATGATTGCAGCATGTAAGCGGAGAGAGGATTTGATCCATGGACTGGGGGAATGAATGAAAGGCTAGAGGAGAGGCTGATGGGAGGATTTGTTTGTTTGCaaactatctatatatctatctacacattattcaaaagtttggggtcaaaaggattttttttttaaaggaattataTTTtgctgcaaggatgcattaaattgattaaaagtgacagtaaatacctttataatgataaaatagataaataaataaataaattcagttttttttagctttagttttctaatcatcaaaaaatccagaaaaaaatatgtatcactgtttccacaaaattatgatttctaaggatcatgtgacactgaagactggagttatgatgctgaaaattcagcattgctatcacagaaataaataaaatatattcaaatagaaaacagttcttttaaattgtaataatatttcacaatattactgtttttactgtatgtttgatcaaatatttGCAGCCTCGCTGAGCATAagggacttttttcaaaaacatgaaaaatattgcAGTACAGTTGTGTATAGTTGTGTGCAGTATGCCAGTTAGTATTTCATTATGGTCATCTAGTTTGATCTGGAAAGACATCGCTCATGGTCAGGTGTTTAATTGGATCATGATGATCattctctgcattgcagaaatagaACAGGCTCTTAAATCTGTGTCTGGCAATAGATGCTTGGTTCCGGTTATAAAGGATACACTTTTTAAGCTGACTTGTTTATATGTTGTTTATCTCAGTAGATACAAGTTCGCCTTTTTCCATGCGAAGCTGTTTGTGTTTCTCTGTATCAGCTGCTACGGACCATCTGTGCGAATCAATACAGATGTCCGTGAGTGTTCGCAGACCACTATTAGTGATTTTTCAGTTGAGTAGTCAGTTTTGAAATCCGATTGCCGAGGTTAAAGACTTTGTTTATAGATGAGATTATTTGACACTGAATGCCATGTTTCAGATGTTAAGCTTTGATCAGTGACTTGATGATAAAGATGGATTTTGGAGAAGGTCTGGGTTGGTGGTTGTGGGACAGGAGGACAAGCCGGTTGATTTCCTGCTGTataaattagggatgcacaatggttaaatcaataaaaaagtgtCCAGCTCCACAAATGCAGAATCATACAGATGGATTGCAACAAACGatacttgtcatttttttttcttttagccaTTTTCATCTTTAGAGTAGTTAAACACTAAAAATCTAAAGTGTCTGTGATTTTCACCTGCATTATGAAAATAAGTAAAATCTTAAACTTAAAGAAGCCTCTTTCAAAATTTAAATCAGTTAAATTCCTAATATTAATTAAGATAATTccaaattgtgtatttttttctacAGAGGTTGTGTAAGTGCATCTATTCAGACTTCGGTCTA
This genomic window contains:
- the LOC132158793 gene encoding RUN domain-containing protein 3B — translated: MASLNLGFNGARKKTAARIRAVERRNLITVCRFSVKTLIDRSCFETIDDTSAEFINFVSIVEHILSHRLKGQVSWFGYESPRSFWDYIRIACSKVPHSCIHSIENMENVRSSKAKGRAWIRVALMEKRLSEYISAALRDFKTTRRFFEEGAVVLGEEAGLLADTLIGLNAIDFSFCLKGEGLDESCPVVIDYTPYLKFTQTSDSISSDEEEMRTLGSSGSEAGTPESHMAASLLADQSTWYSKSKRLEQKYRVVMEQKGYLEELVCLREAQLSESVSQNKSLLQRLKDTENSHKEEKKQLEIIILELQDQLTVMKNYDLRSRQELTSHLTNQWPSPGALDTNAVALDTLLYRKRTAPWEEKSFQSLEQLSADMSLSQTSLEPAQLNTHSLESKAGLTHWHREGKEDTPSLRGLCGSLTSVASYKSLASLKSSEYLASPTTDMTSPGLTPS